Proteins encoded in a region of the Thunnus thynnus chromosome 8, fThuThy2.1, whole genome shotgun sequence genome:
- the LOC137187719 gene encoding vitellogenin-2-like isoform X2 codes for MRVLVLALTVALAAGYQVSFAPEFATGKTYVYKYEALLMGGLPEEGLARAGVKVTSKVLISAAAADTFMLKLVDPQIFEYSGIWPKDAFIPATKLTSALAAQLLTPIKFEYANGVVGKVFAPASVTATVLNVYRGILNIFQMNIKKTQSVYDLQEPGAQGVCKTHYTISEDAKADRITVTKTKDLNHCQERIIKDIGLAYTERCVECEASGNTLKGTVAFDYIMKPLATGSLILKATAREVIQFSPFNILNGAAQMEAKQTLTFLEIERVPVEPIRADYLHHGSLQYEFGSELLQTPIQLLKISNVEAQIIEILNHLVAFNVAKVHEDAPLKFIELVQLMREARFEIIEALWSQYKVRSDYRHWILNAIPAIGSHVALRFVKEKFLAGELTIAEAAQALLASVHMVTADREAIKLVEGLTMNHKIQENPVLREIVMLGYGTLVAKYCAENPTCPADFVRPIHELLVQAVASGDIKELTVVLKVLGNAGHPASLKPITKLLPGFGSAAANLPHRVHIDAILALRNIAKKESKKIQEIALQLFMDKAVHPEEHMVAAIVFFETKPPMGLVTTLADKLLKETNLQVASFVYSYMKAMTKNTAPDFSSVAAACNVAMKILSPKFDRLSYRFSRALYSDAYYSSWMMGAAASAFYVNDAATILPRAIVAKARTYLAGAYADVLELGVRTEGIQEAALKIPKAPENAERITKMKQVMKALSEWKANPLSQPLASVYVKFFGQEIAFANIDKAIVDQIIELASGSEIHNYGRKVMDALLSGVAAHYVKPILVAEVRRILPTAVGLPMELSFYTAAVAAASVEFKASVTPPLPANFHASQLLKSDISLSAAISPSVSMHTYAVMGVNTALIQASLLSRARVHTIVPAQMEARIDMIKGNFKLQFLPVQGVDKIASALVETFAVARNVEDLAAAKITPMIPAEAVAQLSRETFSSRISRMASTVIGSMSASSEILPVEVPSKLANKVKLPRAFEKKMCAAFETFGIKACTEIESRNAAFIKDCPLYAIIGKHAILVEVVPVAGPVIEKIEIEIQVGDKAAEKIIKVINVSEEEEILEDKNVLMKLKKILVPGLKNRTSSSSSSSRSLSSRSSSSRSSSSRSSRSSSVSSSASSSVSSKSSSSSSSRRKSKMVDVAALGSKASKKLSRHSSSASSSQSSSSSARSNSASSSRSSVLSSSHSSSSSSSRSSSMSKQELYDMTFTKNHIHQHAISTARDTSGSSAYSFEAIYNKAKYLASTVTPAVVILIRAVRADHKVQGYQIAAYFDKSTTRLQVIFANLAESDHWRICADGVMLSNHKLMAHIGWGKECNEYKTEITAETGLVAQAPAFRLKLTWDHLPKPMRRYAKRLSEYISDIAPATGLTLAKVKNVRHQIKLTVAAASEKSLNVVLKTPKRTIYKRDLGLPVYLPFGDTAAELEAYQDNMLDKISYMFTKAHAAKCAMIKDTLITFNNRKYKNEMPHSCYQVLAQDCTPELKFMVLLKRDQTQEQNQINVKIADIDIDMYPRNSVVMVMVNGIEIPISNLPYQHPTGKIQIRQKGEGIALHAPSHGLQEVYFGLNALKVKVVDWMRGQTCGLCGKADGEVREEYRTPNERLTKNAVSYAHSWVMPGKSCRDSSECLMKLESVKLEKQMVLHGEESKCYSVEPVLRCLPGCMPVRTTTVTVGFHCLPADSYMNRSEGLSNIYQKSEDVTETAEAHVACRCHAQCA; via the exons ATGAGGGTGCTTGTACTCGCTCTCACTGTGGCCCTTGCAG cTGGCTACCAGGTCAGCTTTG CCCCAGAATTTGCTACTGGAAAGACTTACGTGTACAAATATGAAGCATTGCTGATGGGCGGCCTGCCTGAGGAGGGTCTGGCACGGGCCGGAGTGAAAGTGACAAGCAAAGTCCTGATCAGTGCAGCGGCTGCCGACACCTTCATGCTGAAG CTTGTAGACCCTCAAATCTTTGAGTACAGTGGCATCTGGCCCAAAGATGCTTTCATCCCAGCCACCAAGCTCACCTCAGCCCTGGCTGCTCAGCTCCTGACACCCATCAAGTTTGAGTATGCCAATGGTGTCGTCGGCAAAGTATTCGCACCCGCTAGCGTCACTGCAACTGTGCTGAATGTCTACAGGGGAATCCTCAACATCTTCCAGATGAACATCAAGAAGACACAGAGCGTCTATGACCTCCAGGAG CCTGGAGCTCAGGGTGTGTGCAAGACCCACTACACCATCAGTGAGGACGCAAAGGCTGACCGCATCACTGTGACCAAGACCAAGGACCTGAACCACTGCCAGGAGAGAATCATTAAGGACATCGGCTTGGCTTACACAGAGAGATGTGTTGAGTGTGAGGCT AGCGGAAATACCCTGAAGGGAACTGTAGCCTTTGACTACATCATGAAGCCTTTGGCCACAGGTTCTCTGATCTTGAAGGCAACTGCTAGAGAGGTCATCCAGTTCTCACCTTTCAACATCTTGAACGGCGCCGCCCAGATGGAGGCTAA GCAAACCTTGACCTTCCTGGAGATCGAGAGGGTCCCTGTGGAGCCCATCAGAGCTGACTATCTTCACCATGGATCCCTGCAGTACGAGTTTGGCAGTGAGCTTCTCCAGACACCCATCCAGCTTCTGAAGATTAGCAATGTTGAGGCTCAG attATTGAGATTCTGAACCACCTGGTGGCCTTCAATGTAGCCAAGGTCCATGAAGATGCACCTCTGAAGTTTATTGAGCTTGTCCAGTTAATGCGTGAGGCCAGATTTGAAATTATTGAGGCCCTCTGGAGTCAGTACAAAGTTAGATCTGATTACAG GCACTGGATCCTGAATGCCATCCCTGCCATTGGTTCTCATGTTGCTCTGAGGTTCGTCAAGGAGAAGTTCCTTGCTGGTGAGCTGACTATTGCTGAAGCTGCTCAAGCTCTGCTGGCATCTGTGCACATGGTGACAGCTGACCGGGAAGCCATCAAGCTTGTTGAG GGCCTGACTATGAACCACAAGATTCAAGAAAACCCAGTCCTGCGTGAGATTGTCATGCTGGGCTACGGCACCCTGGTTGCTAAATACTGCGCAGAGAACCCAACTTGCCCAGCTGATTTTGTGAGG CCCATCCATGAACTCCTTGTCCAGGCTGTTGCCAGTGGTGATATTAAGGAACTCACTGTTGTTCTCAAAGTTCTGGGTAACGCTGGACATCCTGCCAGCCTCAAGCCAATCACAAAGCTCCTGCCTGGCTTTGGCAGTGCTGCTGCTAATCTGCCACATAGAGTTCACATTGATGCTATTCTGGCCCTGAGGAACATTGCAAAGAAGGAGTCCAAGAAG ATCCAGGAAATCGCTCTTCAGCTGTTCATGGATAAGGCTGTCCACCCAGAAGAACATATGGTTGCTGCTATCGTGTTTTTTGAGACCAAACCGCCCATGGGTCTGGTGACTACCCTTGCCGACAAACTCTTGAAAGAAACAAACCTGCAGGTCGCTAGCTTTGTCTACTCTTACATGAAGGCCATGACGAAGAACACTgcccctgacttttcttctgt TGCTGCCGCCTGTAATGTTGCTATGAAGATCCTCAGCCCCAAATTCGACAGACTGAGCTACCGCTTCAGCAGAGCTCTCTATTCTGATGCCTACTACA GCTCCTGGATGATGGGTGCTGCTGCCAGTGCCTTCTATGTCAATGATGCTGCGACTATTTTGCCAAGAGCCATTGTGGCCAAAGCTCGCACCTACCTGGCAGGAGCTTATGCTGATGTCCTTGAG cttGGAGTGAGAACTGAGGGAATCCAGGAGGCCGCTCTGAAAATCCCCAAGGCTCCTGAGAATGCTGAAAGGATCACCAAGATGAAACAAGTTATGAAGGCT CTCTCTGAGTGGAAGGCTAATCCTTTAAGCCAGCCCCTGGCCTCTGTGTACGTGAAATTCTTCGGACAGGAAATTGCATTTGCCAACATTGACAAAGCCATTGTTGACCAGATTATTGAG CTTGCCTCCGGATCTGAAATTCACAATTATGGAAGGAAGGTTATGGATGCTCTGCTGTCTGGTGTGGCAGCTCATTATGTTAAGCCAATACTGGTTGCTGAGGTTCGTCGCATCCTACCCACTGCTGTTGGTCTGCCAATGGAGCTCAGTTTCTATactgctgctgtggctgctgcaTCTGTTGAAT TCAAAGCCTCTGTGACACCACCTCTTCCTGCGAACTTCCACGCTTCTCAGCTTCTTAAGTCTGATATCAGCCTGAGTGCTGCAATTTCTCCAAG TGTTTCCATGCACACCTATGCAGTTATGGGTGTGAATACTGCTTTGATCCAGGCTTCCCTGCTGTCAAGAGCCAGAGTTCACACAATTGTTCCTGCACAAATGGAAGCAAGAATTGATATGATTAAGGGCAACTTCAAGCTCCAGTTCCTGCCTGTTCAGGGCGTCGATAAGATTGCATCTGCACT TGTTGAGACTTTTGCTGTCGCAAGAAATGTGGAAGACCTCGCAGCTGCCAAGATAACACCAATGATTCCAGCTGAAGCTGTGGCTCAGCTGTCAAGGGAGACCTTCTCTTCAAGGATTTCTAGGATGGCATCCACTGTGATCGGTAGCATG tcAGCATCATCTGAAATCCTTCCTGTTGAGGTGCCAAGCAAACTTGCCAACAAGGTGAAACTCCCCAGGGCCTTTGAGAAGAAAATGTGTGCTGCATTTGAAACCTTTGGAATCAAGGCATGCACTGAGATTGAATCTCGCAACGCTGCTTTCATCAAAGACTGTCCACTCTATGCCATAATTGGAAAACATGCTATCCTGGTTGAGGTTGTTCCAG TTGCTGGACCCGTCATTGAGAAGATTGAAATTGAGATTCAGGTTGGCgataaagcagcagaaaagaTCATCAAAGTGATTAACGTGAGCGAGGAAGAGGAAATTCTCGAGGACAAGAACGTCCTGATGAAACTCAAGAAAATCCTGGTTCCTGGTCTAAAGAACAGAActtcctccagctccagcaGTTCTCGTTCTCTCAGCTCCCGCTCCAGCAGCTCCCGTTCCAGCAGCTCCCGCTCCAGCCGCTCCAGCTCTGTCAGTTCAAGTGCCTCTTCCTCTGTATCATCCAAgtcttcctccagctcctcctctcgCCGCAAGAGCAAGATGGTCGATGTTGCTGCCCTGGGAAGCAAGGCATCAAAGAAACTGAGCAGGCATTCCAGCAGTGCCTCCAGCAGCCAATCAAGCTCCTCCAGCGCCCGCTCCAATAGCGCTTCAAGCAGCCGCTCATCTGTCCTGTCCAGCAGCCACTCTTCCAGCTCTAGCTCCTCCAGGTCCAGCTCCATGTCAAAG CAAGAGCTGTATGACATGACGTTCACCAAGAACCACATCCACCAG CATGCTATCTCCACAGCCCGTGACACCAGTGGGAGCAGCGCCTACAGCTTCGAAGCCATCTACAATAAA GCCAAGTACCTCGCCAGTACTGTCACTCCTGCTGTGGTCATTCTCATCCGCGCTGTTAGAGCCGACCACAAGGTTCAGGGATACCAGATCGCAGCTTACTTTGACAAATCAACCACCAGACTGCAGGTCATTTTCGCCAACCTGGCAGAGAGTGACCACTGGAGAATCTGTGCTGATGGTGTGATGCTGAGCAACCACAAGCTGATG GCCCATATTGGCTGGGGAAAAGAATGCAATGAATACAAGACTGAGATCACAGCTGAAACTGGTCTTGTGGCTCAAGCACCTGCATTCCGCCTGAAGCTGACCTGGGACCATCTTCCAAAACCCATGAGGCGCTATGCAAAGAG GCTGTCTGAGTACATTTCAGATATTGCTCCAGCGACTGGATTAACTCTGGCAAAGGTCAAGAATGTTCGTCATCAGATCAAACTGACTGTGGCTGCTGCTTCTGAGAAAAGCCTGAATGTTGTGCTGAAGACACCAAAG AGGACCATCTACAAACGTGACCTGGGTCTCCCTGTTTATCTGCCATTTGGAGACACTGCTGCAGAGCTGGAAGCATACCAGGACAACATGCTTGACAAGATCTCCTACATGTTCACCAAGGCCCATGCag CTAAGTGTGCCATGATCAAAGACACACTGATCACCTTCAACAACAGGAAATACAAGAACGAAATGCCCCACTCTTGCTACCAGGTTTTGGCTCAGGATTGCACCCCAGAACTCAAATTCATGGTTCTGCTGAAGAGAGACCAAACACAGGAACAGAACCAAATCAATGTGAAGATTGCAGACAT TGACATAGACATGTATCCGAGGAATagtgttgtcatggtgatggtCAATGGAATAGAAATCCCCATCAGCAACCTGCCATACCAGCATCCAACAG gcAAAATTCAGATCAGACAGAAAGGTGAGGGCATTGCTCTCCATGCTCCTAGCCATGGTCTTCAGGAGGTCTACTTTGGACTGAACGCATTGAAG GTTAAAGTTGTGGACTGGATGAGGGGACAGACCTGTGGACTCTGTGGAAAGGCTGATGGGGAAGTCAGAGAGGAGTACCGCACACCCAACGAACGCCTGACAAAGAATGCAGTCAGCTACGCTCACTCCTGGGTTATGCCTGGAAAGAGCTGCCGCGACTCCTCTG AGTGCTTAATGAAGCTTGAATCTGTGAAGCTGGAAAAGCAAATGGTCCTCCACGGCGAGGAGTCCAAATGCTACTCTGTTGAGCCTGTGCTGCGCTGCTTGCCCGGCTGCATGCCAGTGAGAACCACCACCGTCACTGTCGGCTTCCACTGCCTGCCTGCTG ATTCCTACATGAATCGCTCTGAGGGTCTGAGCAACATCTACCAGAAGAGCGAGGACGTAACAGAAACAGCTGAAGCCCACGTGGCCTGTCGCTGCCATGCTCAGTGCGCTTAA
- the LOC137187719 gene encoding vitellogenin-2-like isoform X1, with the protein MMRRWDTFQFFKFIVLLLFHVFYFSLMNTKITFYSFFLAGYQVSFAPEFATGKTYVYKYEALLMGGLPEEGLARAGVKVTSKVLISAAAADTFMLKLVDPQIFEYSGIWPKDAFIPATKLTSALAAQLLTPIKFEYANGVVGKVFAPASVTATVLNVYRGILNIFQMNIKKTQSVYDLQEPGAQGVCKTHYTISEDAKADRITVTKTKDLNHCQERIIKDIGLAYTERCVECEASGNTLKGTVAFDYIMKPLATGSLILKATAREVIQFSPFNILNGAAQMEAKQTLTFLEIERVPVEPIRADYLHHGSLQYEFGSELLQTPIQLLKISNVEAQIIEILNHLVAFNVAKVHEDAPLKFIELVQLMREARFEIIEALWSQYKVRSDYRHWILNAIPAIGSHVALRFVKEKFLAGELTIAEAAQALLASVHMVTADREAIKLVEGLTMNHKIQENPVLREIVMLGYGTLVAKYCAENPTCPADFVRPIHELLVQAVASGDIKELTVVLKVLGNAGHPASLKPITKLLPGFGSAAANLPHRVHIDAILALRNIAKKESKKIQEIALQLFMDKAVHPEEHMVAAIVFFETKPPMGLVTTLADKLLKETNLQVASFVYSYMKAMTKNTAPDFSSVAAACNVAMKILSPKFDRLSYRFSRALYSDAYYSSWMMGAAASAFYVNDAATILPRAIVAKARTYLAGAYADVLELGVRTEGIQEAALKIPKAPENAERITKMKQVMKALSEWKANPLSQPLASVYVKFFGQEIAFANIDKAIVDQIIELASGSEIHNYGRKVMDALLSGVAAHYVKPILVAEVRRILPTAVGLPMELSFYTAAVAAASVEFKASVTPPLPANFHASQLLKSDISLSAAISPSVSMHTYAVMGVNTALIQASLLSRARVHTIVPAQMEARIDMIKGNFKLQFLPVQGVDKIASALVETFAVARNVEDLAAAKITPMIPAEAVAQLSRETFSSRISRMASTVIGSMSASSEILPVEVPSKLANKVKLPRAFEKKMCAAFETFGIKACTEIESRNAAFIKDCPLYAIIGKHAILVEVVPVAGPVIEKIEIEIQVGDKAAEKIIKVINVSEEEEILEDKNVLMKLKKILVPGLKNRTSSSSSSSRSLSSRSSSSRSSSSRSSRSSSVSSSASSSVSSKSSSSSSSRRKSKMVDVAALGSKASKKLSRHSSSASSSQSSSSSARSNSASSSRSSVLSSSHSSSSSSSRSSSMSKQELYDMTFTKNHIHQHAISTARDTSGSSAYSFEAIYNKAKYLASTVTPAVVILIRAVRADHKVQGYQIAAYFDKSTTRLQVIFANLAESDHWRICADGVMLSNHKLMAHIGWGKECNEYKTEITAETGLVAQAPAFRLKLTWDHLPKPMRRYAKRLSEYISDIAPATGLTLAKVKNVRHQIKLTVAAASEKSLNVVLKTPKRTIYKRDLGLPVYLPFGDTAAELEAYQDNMLDKISYMFTKAHAAKCAMIKDTLITFNNRKYKNEMPHSCYQVLAQDCTPELKFMVLLKRDQTQEQNQINVKIADIDIDMYPRNSVVMVMVNGIEIPISNLPYQHPTGKIQIRQKGEGIALHAPSHGLQEVYFGLNALKVKVVDWMRGQTCGLCGKADGEVREEYRTPNERLTKNAVSYAHSWVMPGKSCRDSSECLMKLESVKLEKQMVLHGEESKCYSVEPVLRCLPGCMPVRTTTVTVGFHCLPADSYMNRSEGLSNIYQKSEDVTETAEAHVACRCHAQCA; encoded by the exons atgatgagaaGATGGGATacatttcaatttttcaaatttatagttttacttctttttcatgtattttatttctctctcatgaacaccaaaataacattttattccttttttttagcTGGCTACCAGGTCAGCTTTG CCCCAGAATTTGCTACTGGAAAGACTTACGTGTACAAATATGAAGCATTGCTGATGGGCGGCCTGCCTGAGGAGGGTCTGGCACGGGCCGGAGTGAAAGTGACAAGCAAAGTCCTGATCAGTGCAGCGGCTGCCGACACCTTCATGCTGAAG CTTGTAGACCCTCAAATCTTTGAGTACAGTGGCATCTGGCCCAAAGATGCTTTCATCCCAGCCACCAAGCTCACCTCAGCCCTGGCTGCTCAGCTCCTGACACCCATCAAGTTTGAGTATGCCAATGGTGTCGTCGGCAAAGTATTCGCACCCGCTAGCGTCACTGCAACTGTGCTGAATGTCTACAGGGGAATCCTCAACATCTTCCAGATGAACATCAAGAAGACACAGAGCGTCTATGACCTCCAGGAG CCTGGAGCTCAGGGTGTGTGCAAGACCCACTACACCATCAGTGAGGACGCAAAGGCTGACCGCATCACTGTGACCAAGACCAAGGACCTGAACCACTGCCAGGAGAGAATCATTAAGGACATCGGCTTGGCTTACACAGAGAGATGTGTTGAGTGTGAGGCT AGCGGAAATACCCTGAAGGGAACTGTAGCCTTTGACTACATCATGAAGCCTTTGGCCACAGGTTCTCTGATCTTGAAGGCAACTGCTAGAGAGGTCATCCAGTTCTCACCTTTCAACATCTTGAACGGCGCCGCCCAGATGGAGGCTAA GCAAACCTTGACCTTCCTGGAGATCGAGAGGGTCCCTGTGGAGCCCATCAGAGCTGACTATCTTCACCATGGATCCCTGCAGTACGAGTTTGGCAGTGAGCTTCTCCAGACACCCATCCAGCTTCTGAAGATTAGCAATGTTGAGGCTCAG attATTGAGATTCTGAACCACCTGGTGGCCTTCAATGTAGCCAAGGTCCATGAAGATGCACCTCTGAAGTTTATTGAGCTTGTCCAGTTAATGCGTGAGGCCAGATTTGAAATTATTGAGGCCCTCTGGAGTCAGTACAAAGTTAGATCTGATTACAG GCACTGGATCCTGAATGCCATCCCTGCCATTGGTTCTCATGTTGCTCTGAGGTTCGTCAAGGAGAAGTTCCTTGCTGGTGAGCTGACTATTGCTGAAGCTGCTCAAGCTCTGCTGGCATCTGTGCACATGGTGACAGCTGACCGGGAAGCCATCAAGCTTGTTGAG GGCCTGACTATGAACCACAAGATTCAAGAAAACCCAGTCCTGCGTGAGATTGTCATGCTGGGCTACGGCACCCTGGTTGCTAAATACTGCGCAGAGAACCCAACTTGCCCAGCTGATTTTGTGAGG CCCATCCATGAACTCCTTGTCCAGGCTGTTGCCAGTGGTGATATTAAGGAACTCACTGTTGTTCTCAAAGTTCTGGGTAACGCTGGACATCCTGCCAGCCTCAAGCCAATCACAAAGCTCCTGCCTGGCTTTGGCAGTGCTGCTGCTAATCTGCCACATAGAGTTCACATTGATGCTATTCTGGCCCTGAGGAACATTGCAAAGAAGGAGTCCAAGAAG ATCCAGGAAATCGCTCTTCAGCTGTTCATGGATAAGGCTGTCCACCCAGAAGAACATATGGTTGCTGCTATCGTGTTTTTTGAGACCAAACCGCCCATGGGTCTGGTGACTACCCTTGCCGACAAACTCTTGAAAGAAACAAACCTGCAGGTCGCTAGCTTTGTCTACTCTTACATGAAGGCCATGACGAAGAACACTgcccctgacttttcttctgt TGCTGCCGCCTGTAATGTTGCTATGAAGATCCTCAGCCCCAAATTCGACAGACTGAGCTACCGCTTCAGCAGAGCTCTCTATTCTGATGCCTACTACA GCTCCTGGATGATGGGTGCTGCTGCCAGTGCCTTCTATGTCAATGATGCTGCGACTATTTTGCCAAGAGCCATTGTGGCCAAAGCTCGCACCTACCTGGCAGGAGCTTATGCTGATGTCCTTGAG cttGGAGTGAGAACTGAGGGAATCCAGGAGGCCGCTCTGAAAATCCCCAAGGCTCCTGAGAATGCTGAAAGGATCACCAAGATGAAACAAGTTATGAAGGCT CTCTCTGAGTGGAAGGCTAATCCTTTAAGCCAGCCCCTGGCCTCTGTGTACGTGAAATTCTTCGGACAGGAAATTGCATTTGCCAACATTGACAAAGCCATTGTTGACCAGATTATTGAG CTTGCCTCCGGATCTGAAATTCACAATTATGGAAGGAAGGTTATGGATGCTCTGCTGTCTGGTGTGGCAGCTCATTATGTTAAGCCAATACTGGTTGCTGAGGTTCGTCGCATCCTACCCACTGCTGTTGGTCTGCCAATGGAGCTCAGTTTCTATactgctgctgtggctgctgcaTCTGTTGAAT TCAAAGCCTCTGTGACACCACCTCTTCCTGCGAACTTCCACGCTTCTCAGCTTCTTAAGTCTGATATCAGCCTGAGTGCTGCAATTTCTCCAAG TGTTTCCATGCACACCTATGCAGTTATGGGTGTGAATACTGCTTTGATCCAGGCTTCCCTGCTGTCAAGAGCCAGAGTTCACACAATTGTTCCTGCACAAATGGAAGCAAGAATTGATATGATTAAGGGCAACTTCAAGCTCCAGTTCCTGCCTGTTCAGGGCGTCGATAAGATTGCATCTGCACT TGTTGAGACTTTTGCTGTCGCAAGAAATGTGGAAGACCTCGCAGCTGCCAAGATAACACCAATGATTCCAGCTGAAGCTGTGGCTCAGCTGTCAAGGGAGACCTTCTCTTCAAGGATTTCTAGGATGGCATCCACTGTGATCGGTAGCATG tcAGCATCATCTGAAATCCTTCCTGTTGAGGTGCCAAGCAAACTTGCCAACAAGGTGAAACTCCCCAGGGCCTTTGAGAAGAAAATGTGTGCTGCATTTGAAACCTTTGGAATCAAGGCATGCACTGAGATTGAATCTCGCAACGCTGCTTTCATCAAAGACTGTCCACTCTATGCCATAATTGGAAAACATGCTATCCTGGTTGAGGTTGTTCCAG TTGCTGGACCCGTCATTGAGAAGATTGAAATTGAGATTCAGGTTGGCgataaagcagcagaaaagaTCATCAAAGTGATTAACGTGAGCGAGGAAGAGGAAATTCTCGAGGACAAGAACGTCCTGATGAAACTCAAGAAAATCCTGGTTCCTGGTCTAAAGAACAGAActtcctccagctccagcaGTTCTCGTTCTCTCAGCTCCCGCTCCAGCAGCTCCCGTTCCAGCAGCTCCCGCTCCAGCCGCTCCAGCTCTGTCAGTTCAAGTGCCTCTTCCTCTGTATCATCCAAgtcttcctccagctcctcctctcgCCGCAAGAGCAAGATGGTCGATGTTGCTGCCCTGGGAAGCAAGGCATCAAAGAAACTGAGCAGGCATTCCAGCAGTGCCTCCAGCAGCCAATCAAGCTCCTCCAGCGCCCGCTCCAATAGCGCTTCAAGCAGCCGCTCATCTGTCCTGTCCAGCAGCCACTCTTCCAGCTCTAGCTCCTCCAGGTCCAGCTCCATGTCAAAG CAAGAGCTGTATGACATGACGTTCACCAAGAACCACATCCACCAG CATGCTATCTCCACAGCCCGTGACACCAGTGGGAGCAGCGCCTACAGCTTCGAAGCCATCTACAATAAA GCCAAGTACCTCGCCAGTACTGTCACTCCTGCTGTGGTCATTCTCATCCGCGCTGTTAGAGCCGACCACAAGGTTCAGGGATACCAGATCGCAGCTTACTTTGACAAATCAACCACCAGACTGCAGGTCATTTTCGCCAACCTGGCAGAGAGTGACCACTGGAGAATCTGTGCTGATGGTGTGATGCTGAGCAACCACAAGCTGATG GCCCATATTGGCTGGGGAAAAGAATGCAATGAATACAAGACTGAGATCACAGCTGAAACTGGTCTTGTGGCTCAAGCACCTGCATTCCGCCTGAAGCTGACCTGGGACCATCTTCCAAAACCCATGAGGCGCTATGCAAAGAG GCTGTCTGAGTACATTTCAGATATTGCTCCAGCGACTGGATTAACTCTGGCAAAGGTCAAGAATGTTCGTCATCAGATCAAACTGACTGTGGCTGCTGCTTCTGAGAAAAGCCTGAATGTTGTGCTGAAGACACCAAAG AGGACCATCTACAAACGTGACCTGGGTCTCCCTGTTTATCTGCCATTTGGAGACACTGCTGCAGAGCTGGAAGCATACCAGGACAACATGCTTGACAAGATCTCCTACATGTTCACCAAGGCCCATGCag CTAAGTGTGCCATGATCAAAGACACACTGATCACCTTCAACAACAGGAAATACAAGAACGAAATGCCCCACTCTTGCTACCAGGTTTTGGCTCAGGATTGCACCCCAGAACTCAAATTCATGGTTCTGCTGAAGAGAGACCAAACACAGGAACAGAACCAAATCAATGTGAAGATTGCAGACAT TGACATAGACATGTATCCGAGGAATagtgttgtcatggtgatggtCAATGGAATAGAAATCCCCATCAGCAACCTGCCATACCAGCATCCAACAG gcAAAATTCAGATCAGACAGAAAGGTGAGGGCATTGCTCTCCATGCTCCTAGCCATGGTCTTCAGGAGGTCTACTTTGGACTGAACGCATTGAAG GTTAAAGTTGTGGACTGGATGAGGGGACAGACCTGTGGACTCTGTGGAAAGGCTGATGGGGAAGTCAGAGAGGAGTACCGCACACCCAACGAACGCCTGACAAAGAATGCAGTCAGCTACGCTCACTCCTGGGTTATGCCTGGAAAGAGCTGCCGCGACTCCTCTG AGTGCTTAATGAAGCTTGAATCTGTGAAGCTGGAAAAGCAAATGGTCCTCCACGGCGAGGAGTCCAAATGCTACTCTGTTGAGCCTGTGCTGCGCTGCTTGCCCGGCTGCATGCCAGTGAGAACCACCACCGTCACTGTCGGCTTCCACTGCCTGCCTGCTG ATTCCTACATGAATCGCTCTGAGGGTCTGAGCAACATCTACCAGAAGAGCGAGGACGTAACAGAAACAGCTGAAGCCCACGTGGCCTGTCGCTGCCATGCTCAGTGCGCTTAA